CTTCAGAACAGTTCAGTCAAAAAATTTCTGCTTTCGGATCCGAACTCTCCCTTCATCGGGCGGTGTATGACGCGCTTGTGGCAATCGATATTTCCAGCGCGGACGATTCCACAAAATTTTTTCTCGAAAAAACTCTTCGCGATTTCCGTTTAGCCGGTGTAGACAAAGATGAAGCAACACGAAACAAGATCAAAGCTATTCGTGAAGAATTGGTTCTGATCAGCCAAGAATTTTCCCGTAATATCCGCGAAGACAAACGCAGTGTAAAAGTGACCGAAGTAAAAGAACTTGAAGGGCTTCCGCAAGATTACATCGACCGTCACAAACCGAATGAAAACGCCGAGATCATTCTCACGACAGATTATCCCGATGCTGTTCCGGTGTTGACATATGCTAAGAACGAAAGTTTGCGAAAACGAATGTACATGGAATTTAACAATCGCGCATACCCGAAGAATATGGAAGTACTCGATCGATTGATTACGAAACGTCACGAACTTGCACAAGTATTAGGATTTGAAAATTTCGCTGCTTGCGTTACGGCAGATAAGATGGTGAAAAACGAGAAAAACGCATCTGAATTTATAGAACATATCGCCTCTGTTTCGCTGCAAAAATCAATAGGAGACTACAAACAGCTTCTTGCGCGGAAACAACAAGATGTTCCGAATACCACTGAGATCAATCCGTGGGAAGCAGGCTATTATTCTGAGCTGTTGAAACGAACCGAATATAGTTTTGACGCACAAAAAGTCCGCCCTTACCTGCAATACAAAAAAGTGAAGCAAGGGATTTTAAATACAATGAGCAAATTGTTCGATGTCGAGTTTAAGGTAAACGGAACAATTCCCGTGTGGCATCATTCAGTAGAATGCTACGAAATGTTTGAAAACGATCTGCTTGTTGGTCGTTTGTATCTTGATATGCATCCTCGAGAGAATAAATACAACCACGCAGCACAATTCGGAATCTGCAACGGTGTTGCGGGAAAACAGATTCCTGAAGCAGCACTCATCTGCAATTTTCCCGGTGGTATAGAGGGTGATCCGGGTTTGATGGAGCATAACGACGTGGAAACATTTTTCCACGAATTTGGCCATCTGCTTCATCATCTTTTTGCCGGACGTCAACCATGGATGGGGCTTTCAGGAATTTCATGTGAGTGGGATTTTGTTGAAGTTCCTTCCCAGTTACTTGAAGAGTGGGCGTGGGACACTTCAATATTGCAGACGTTTGCTCTGCATTATCAAACGGACGAACCGATCCCGGCATCGCTGGTTGAGCAAATGAAACGCGCTGATGAATTTGGAAAAGGATTGTTCATCCGCCAGCAGATGTTCTATGCAAAACTTTCGCTTTCATGTTACGACAGAGTTCCAAGTGCTGTTAATACGGATCAATTGTCGAAAGAACTTCGCGAGCGATATACACCGTACAAATATGTGGAAGGAACGCATTTTCAAACATCCTTTGGCCATCTTGATGGATATTCCGCCATCTATTATACCTACATGTGGTCACTGGTGATCGCAAAAGATTTTTTCAGTCTGTTTGACAAATCAAACATGATGAAATCTGATATTGCTAAAAAATACCGCGATCTTGTTCTCGCACGAGGCGGATCAAAACCGGCAGATTCAATGGTAAAAGAATTTCTTGGAAGAGATTTTAACTACGATGGATGGAAGAAGTGGTTGGAGAATTAAAGAGCAATTGATAGTGGAGAATGGGTAATTGATATTTTAATTTAAAAACCTGAAAAGTGTTACCCATATTTCCTTTCAATATCAGTTTCAATTTTTCACTACTTCTCTGTATTTTATTTTATTCTTTAACTCTCGAAGTATTGAACATCTGACTAACTTTTTGACTTCTATAAACTATATCCTAACACCTAAGACCTAATTACTGCCTTTATGAACGAACTTATTCTCGCCAGTATCTCCGGAATCGATAAACCTGGACTGACAAGTAAAATTACCAATCTTCTTTCCCGTTATGATATTCGAATTCTTGATATCGGACAGGCGGTTATTCATAATCAACTTTCGCTTGGATTACTGCTCGACGTACCGTCAAAATCCGCATCCTATGAAATGATCAAAGAGGTGTTTTTAAAAGCACAGCATCTTGGTCTTACGATCCGCTTTACGCCGATTACCGAAGAGGAATACGGCACCTGGGTGAATGAACAGGCAAAAAGCCGATATATCGTTACGCTTCTCGGCCGGACAATCACGGCCCAGCATATTGCAAAAGTTTCCGGCGTGATTGAACATCACCGTTTGAATATCGACATCATCGAACGGCTCTCAGGCCGCGCATCATTAAATCAAAAAAGTGAAGAACAGCGAGCATGCGTGGAATTTCTTGTCAGCGGCGAATTGGAAGATTCGCTTGGACTGAGGGCTGCATTTATGAATATCACTCATGAATTTGATATCGACATCGCGTTTCAGGCCGATTCGATGTACCGAAGGAATAGACGACTGGTGGTGTTCGACATGGATTCCACGCTCATTCAAATTGAAGTGATCGATGAACTTGCAAAAGCGCACGGCGTCGGCGAAGCTGTCGTCAACATCACCGAATCCGCAATGCGAGGCGAATTAGATTTCACTCAAAGTTTCACGAAACGATTATCGTTGTTGCAAGGATTGACGGAAGCAAAAGTAAAAACAATTGGCGACGCTCTCCCGTTAACCGACGGCGCTGAACGGTTAATTTCCACACTAAAAAAATTAGGATATAAAACAGCAATCGTTTCGGGCGGATTTACCTATTTCGGAAATATTCTTAAACAACAACTCGGCATCGATTATGTCTTCGCGAATGAATTGGAGATGATCAACGGCTCAGTAACAGGAAACGTAAAAGGAACAATCGTCGACGGAAAGCGGAAAGCGGAAATCATCAAAGAGATTACTGTGAAAGAACAGATATCGCTCGAACAAGTTATTGCTGTTGGCGACGGCGCAAACGATCTTCCCATGCTCAATCTGGCCGGCCTTGGAATTGCATTTAACGCTAAACCGATCGTACGGCAAACTGCAAAACAAGCAATTTCTACTCTGGGATTGGACGGGATTTTGTACCTGATTGGAGTACGGGATAGAGATATAGATTAAAAGATCAATTCAATTGATTGTTGGTAACGTTTTACCTATTCGATAGGGTGTTTTTGATGAAACGTATTTTCCTTACGACTCTATTTTTTTACACAATTTCTCTTACCGCATTTTCACAAAATATTTCCATTGAAGATTTTCGAATCCCCCAATCCGAATTTCTTCGAGTGACGGGAAATTTATCAGGATTTTATTGGAACCGTAACAGATCCAATGTATCGCCAAAAGAATATACTGAGCAACGATATGAATTTCGCACGGATGGACGTTATGGATATTTTAATGAAGAATATGCGCTATCCATTTCAACATTACTAAAAGGGAACCATCAGTCAACGAATGATGAATATCGCATTCCCAACCTTTCGAATCGCATCACCGAAAAAAAAGATCGTTTCATCACCTCCTTATCCGCACAGTATTCCCGCTATATAATTCCCGATCAGTGGTATCTCTTTATTCTTGAAGACATTTTTGCTAATTATTCATATACATACTCCTATTCTTCGGACAGACAATCAAATAACTATTCTCAAAAATATAATTTCGCTGCAAACGACATCAACGCAGGTATTGGTTATGGAAAAATGCGGGACGCAAGTGCTGTATTCACCGTTGTGAATATCATCGAAAAATTGAACAACGACGGGTACTTCATCCGCACTCTGACAAGAGACGAAATTATTGACATTGTAAATATTATTGCAAAAAAAGAACAATACAATGTGTTACATGAGCGGTTTTCAAAATATTTGCTGGATGACGTTTTTAGTGTATTCCTTGAAAAAGGATTGGTAAAGAACGTCACGGCGTATGAAGTGTTGCGGGTTCATGAAGTTGTTGAACAATCGATATTTCCCCGTTTGTACGGATTTTCGATACAGGCAGGATATGGCGTTTACGGTTCATTGCATTATCCCAATCCCAATACGATCGGTGCCTCAACCTATTTCTTTGTAGAAGAAAACACCATTGCAAAAAAAGATGATGGAGTAATTGTTCAAGCAGAATTTGGTTACCCCTTTTCTCTTTATCTTCATGCATATTTAAAGACCGAAGTAAACATTGAACGTGTCTATCCTAAAAAAAGGGACGCAGCAAATGTTGTTATGAGAATGTTTTATCAATTTAGCGACAAAATAGGAAGTGATCTTCAAATCGGTATTAAAAAAGATAAAGCAGACTGGGAAAATACCGTTATTGAACACCATTTTTCTTCGGCCAGTCTCGACACATATTATTATATCGAGAATGCTGTTTCATTATTTGCAAGAATTGAACATACTGACGAAATTGAAAAGATTAATCCTTCGTTGCCATATGTAGAATCCAATACGAAGATGAGTTTTGGAATTACCTATAGATTTTATTAGCATGGGTTTATTATGAATATTGTTGTCCTCGATGGTTTTACTCTCAATCCGGGTGATTTACAATGGAACGATCTTCTATCACTCGGAAACTGCACAATCTATGATCGAACCTCGATTGACGATATAGTTTCCCACGCAAAAAATGCAGAGATCATTCTTACAAACAAAGTTTCCCTTTCCCGCAACATTCTTGCACAGCTTCCAAAACTTCAATACATCGGTGTTCTGGCAACTGGATACAATATTGTTGATATCGCAGCAGCAAAAGAAAAAAATATCGTCGTCACGAATGTTCCAGCATATAGCACGCCATCCGTTGCTCAAACAGTTTTTGCACTGCTGTTGGAACTTACGCATCACACAGGTCATCATTCGAATGAAGTGCGCAAGGGACGCTGGAGTCAATCCCCCGATTTTTCATTTTGGGATTTTCCGCTGGTTGAACTTCAGGGAAAAACATTCGGCGTTATTGGTTTTGGAAATATCGGTCAAGCAGTAGCGCGGATTGCTTCTGCCTTCGGTATGACTGTCATTATTTCTTCACGATCTGCTCCAACTTCCCAAGTCTCAAAGGCTCGGGAGATTTTTCCGAATTACGTATTTACCGACATGGAAACTCTTCTGAAATCTTCCGATGTTGTTTCACTTCACTGTTCATTACATGAACAGACGCACTTATTGATGAATGCGAACCGTCTTCGTTTAATGAAATCTTCTGCATATCTCATCAATACTGGGCGCGGCTTACTTGTTGATGAGCAAGCTCTTGCTGATGCACTTAATACTGATCGACTTGCCGGTGCAGCACTTGATGTCTTGTCGATCGAACCGCCGACAAAAGAAAATCCATTGCTCACAGCAAAAAATTGCATTATCACACCGCATATCGCATGGGCTTCCATATCGGCTCGGCAACGGTTAATGAATACGGCTGTCGATAATATCCGGCAGTATCTCAACGGCTCGCCAATCAATACTGTTTCATAAATTGGAGAATTGTATGAAAATGATTTCGTTGTTCCTTGTGGCATCGTCCATCCTCTTTGCACAAAACCCGGATGGAAAAAATGCATCATTGCATCTGACCCCTTCCTGGCAATGGGGAAATACTGCAATCGATCGCAACACAACGGTATGGCTTCCCGCTTCCATGTCGTACGAATCCCAATATACAACGAATCAATATTCCGGTACAATTCACTATCCGTATGCCTTTGGTATTCATGCGTTGTTGAAAATGCCGACAACATCGTTTCTGACAATGAGTCTCTCCTATTCATTGAATCAGCGATTTGAAGAAGATACAGATTACCGTCATTATTGGAGATTGAATGGGAATATTCACAAAATTGATTTTACTGTAAGCATGTATAATATATTTTCCGTTTATCAAGGCGATTGAACAATGCATCGAAATAATCTTCTTCAAAAACTCCGAACATATCATCCTGCAGACACTCATGAAATGTCGATGCATCAACGTATCATTGAATTTGTAGAAACCCAGCCCGAATGTTTTGAACGGACATTGTTGATTGGACATATCACTGCATCAGCATTGATCGTCAACAGACAACGGACCCACACGTTAATGACCCATCATCACAAATTGGAAAAATGGCTGCAGCTCGGCGGCCATTCGGACGGAGATCCGGATCCGTTGAATGTTGCACTGCGTGAAGCAGAAGAAGAATCCGGGATAAAAGGTATCATTCCGGTATCAAAAGATATTTTTGATGTGGATGTACACCCTATCCCCGCCCGTAAAAATGAACCTGAACATTTTCATTATGATATTCGATTTCTCTTTGAAGCAAACGATTCACACGAATTAACAATAACAGCCGAATCAAAAGATCTTGCCTGGATTCCACTATACACAATAGAAAATTACACAACCGAAGAATCTATTTTGCGAATGGTGCGTAAACTTCAAGCATCAAAATGAATAACAGCACAAAAATATTTCTGATTCTTTTCTGCATTGTTCTTCTGCCGGCAATCTTTTATTCCGTGTATGAAATCTCATCTCTGGATGATACTGAAGAGATGGTGTCACAAATGTATCAGCGCCAATTGGATGCCGTTCTCTTTTCCGTCAATCAATATACGCTGGACGTTGCCTCCGGCTGGGCAACGCAGATAGAGAATGGGTTGACGAAAAATCGCTTCGATCAACTTCTTCAATCTAATCCATCGATTGAATCGATTATTATTTCTGACACACAATTTGTTTCCTGGTCATCATTCCCCGTTCGGCGGCCAGAATATTTCAACCGATTTCATTTATTCACAGAAAAAATTGATCGGTTACTCCGTTATCGTTCTGCATCGTACCGTAAACTTGAACCGGTGATCGATTCAGATTCAACCTTCATGATTCTCTTTGCATCCTCAACATCATCGCAGATTATCGGAATCATGATTAATAACGAACGGTTCATTAATGACATTATCGGAAAAAAATTGAGCGATATTGCCGAAAATGATTTTATCTTCACAGTGAACAGAGTATCAACTGCAAAGAGAGTGTTTTCCACAATACCATTGGTTGATGAATCATTCTCTCATCAACGACCGTTGTGGATATTTCCGGATCATGTTGTGAAGATTCGCTTGCGCGGCATTACCATCCAGGAAGCTGCAAGCGAACGGTTTTACAGAAATTTGATTTTGATTATTTTGCTCGATGTAATTTTACTCGCCGGCGCTTTCTTTGTCTATCGTCTTATTAAGCGTGAGATGGAACTTGTTGCCATGAAATCCGATTTCGTTTCCAATGTCTCCCACGAATTGCGGACTCCTCTTTCCCTCATTCGAATGTTTGCCGAAACATTAGAGATGAAGCGCGTTAAGACCGAAAAAAAGAAACGGGAATATTACGGCATTATTTTACATGAAACCGAGCGACTTACCCGTTTAATCAACAACATCTTGAATTTTTCACGGATGGAATCGAAAACTAGGAAATATAATCTTAGACCCACTGATATTAATGAAGTCATTTCATCCGTTCTGATGATTTATTCTTACCAGTTGGAGAAATTGGATTTTACGGTTGAAACATCTCTTTCAAAAAATCTTCCTCGTGTTGCGGTTGATGAAGAAGCTTTTGCCGAAGCTCTGCACAATCTTATTGATAACGCGATAAAATACAGCGGAGAAAATGAATATCTTCGCATTGCTACTTCTCGAATGAATAAGTCTGTCATTGTTGAGATAGAAGATCATGGAATTGGCATTGCCCCGGAACATCACTCCAAAATCTTCGAAAAATTTTACCGGGTAACTCAAGGCCTAGTCCATACCGCCAAAGGTAGCGGACTTGGACTAGCAATTGTTCAACATATTATTCAATCGCACAATGGAGCAATTTCCATCAACAGCCAGGTCGGAAAAGGGAGCCGGTTTACGATAACTTTACCTTTCACATAATTGATGTTACGCTATGCAAAAAAAACGGTCATTCTGAATCCCGATGTTACCCTGAGCGGCCTGTCCGCCGTCTTTTTGGCGGATTGACGGAAGCGAAGGGTATCGGGATGAAGAATCTGAGATTACGAACAGATTCTTCGCTGCGCTTTAAAAAGAAAAACTCTCCGGCTTGCTCAGAATGGCGATATATTTTAAAATGGCTGCTGTCATTTAAAAATATATCGATGCAAAAATTACCATTAACATAAAAAAATATGGCACGCATACTTGTTATTGAAGACGAACCCGAAATGCAGCGCGGTCTCCGCGATAATCTAGAGTTTGAAGGATACAATGTTACCGTCGTCGGCGATGGAAAAAAAGGATTAGAGACGATTCGTGATAAAAAATTCGATCTTATCCTGCTGGATGTGATGCTTCCCGGAATGTCCGGATTCGATATCTGCAAAAAAGCACGGACCGATGGAATAACAACTCCCATCATTATGCTTACCGCAAAAGGTGAAGAAGTTGACAAAGTGCTCGGACTTGAATTCGGCGCCGACGACTACATTACCAAACCATTCAGTTTGCGCGAACTGCTTGCACGCGTCAAAGCTGTTTTACGAAGAACTCCCTCAGAAAAAATTTCAAAAGCATTGAAAGTAACTCTTGGACTTTTGGAAATTGATTTTGAAACCTACACAGCGGTTAAAAAAGGGAAATCAGTCGCAATGACATCCAAAGATTTCGAGATCCTCCGCTATCTGTGGCAGCATCAGCAGCAGGTGATCACCCGTGACGATCTGTTGAAGCATGTCTGGGGATACGATGAATCGATCTCTTCCCGCACTGTCGATAATTTCATCGTTAAACTTAGAAAAAATATCGAAAAAGATCCTTCTCGCCCTAAGCACATTATAACCATGCATGGGACCGGGTATAAATTAATACCTTAAGAAG
The Bacteroidota bacterium DNA segment above includes these coding regions:
- the serB gene encoding phosphoserine phosphatase SerB, with translation MNELILASISGIDKPGLTSKITNLLSRYDIRILDIGQAVIHNQLSLGLLLDVPSKSASYEMIKEVFLKAQHLGLTIRFTPITEEEYGTWVNEQAKSRYIVTLLGRTITAQHIAKVSGVIEHHRLNIDIIERLSGRASLNQKSEEQRACVEFLVSGELEDSLGLRAAFMNITHEFDIDIAFQADSMYRRNRRLVVFDMDSTLIQIEVIDELAKAHGVGEAVVNITESAMRGELDFTQSFTKRLSLLQGLTEAKVKTIGDALPLTDGAERLISTLKKLGYKTAIVSGGFTYFGNILKQQLGIDYVFANELEMINGSVTGNVKGTIVDGKRKAEIIKEITVKEQISLEQVIAVGDGANDLPMLNLAGLGIAFNAKPIVRQTAKQAISTLGLDGILYLIGVRDRDID
- a CDS encoding M3 family metallopeptidase, with the translated sequence MTTDIPFFTGITTTEDFSNKLESHLAHARSSMEKLLSITGTRTVENSLTLYDAILTNLDAAGSQANLMENVHPEEIMRTTSEQFSQKISAFGSELSLHRAVYDALVAIDISSADDSTKFFLEKTLRDFRLAGVDKDEATRNKIKAIREELVLISQEFSRNIREDKRSVKVTEVKELEGLPQDYIDRHKPNENAEIILTTDYPDAVPVLTYAKNESLRKRMYMEFNNRAYPKNMEVLDRLITKRHELAQVLGFENFAACVTADKMVKNEKNASEFIEHIASVSLQKSIGDYKQLLARKQQDVPNTTEINPWEAGYYSELLKRTEYSFDAQKVRPYLQYKKVKQGILNTMSKLFDVEFKVNGTIPVWHHSVECYEMFENDLLVGRLYLDMHPRENKYNHAAQFGICNGVAGKQIPEAALICNFPGGIEGDPGLMEHNDVETFFHEFGHLLHHLFAGRQPWMGLSGISCEWDFVEVPSQLLEEWAWDTSILQTFALHYQTDEPIPASLVEQMKRADEFGKGLFIRQQMFYAKLSLSCYDRVPSAVNTDQLSKELRERYTPYKYVEGTHFQTSFGHLDGYSAIYYTYMWSLVIAKDFFSLFDKSNMMKSDIAKKYRDLVLARGGSKPADSMVKEFLGRDFNYDGWKKWLEN
- a CDS encoding ATP-binding protein, encoding MNNSTKIFLILFCIVLLPAIFYSVYEISSLDDTEEMVSQMYQRQLDAVLFSVNQYTLDVASGWATQIENGLTKNRFDQLLQSNPSIESIIISDTQFVSWSSFPVRRPEYFNRFHLFTEKIDRLLRYRSASYRKLEPVIDSDSTFMILFASSTSSQIIGIMINNERFINDIIGKKLSDIAENDFIFTVNRVSTAKRVFSTIPLVDESFSHQRPLWIFPDHVVKIRLRGITIQEAASERFYRNLILIILLDVILLAGAFFVYRLIKREMELVAMKSDFVSNVSHELRTPLSLIRMFAETLEMKRVKTEKKKREYYGIILHETERLTRLINNILNFSRMESKTRKYNLRPTDINEVISSVLMIYSYQLEKLDFTVETSLSKNLPRVAVDEEAFAEALHNLIDNAIKYSGENEYLRIATSRMNKSVIVEIEDHGIGIAPEHHSKIFEKFYRVTQGLVHTAKGSGLGLAIVQHIIQSHNGAISINSQVGKGSRFTITLPFT
- a CDS encoding D-2-hydroxyacid dehydrogenase, with the protein product MNIVVLDGFTLNPGDLQWNDLLSLGNCTIYDRTSIDDIVSHAKNAEIILTNKVSLSRNILAQLPKLQYIGVLATGYNIVDIAAAKEKNIVVTNVPAYSTPSVAQTVFALLLELTHHTGHHSNEVRKGRWSQSPDFSFWDFPLVELQGKTFGVIGFGNIGQAVARIASAFGMTVIISSRSAPTSQVSKAREIFPNYVFTDMETLLKSSDVVSLHCSLHEQTHLLMNANRLRLMKSSAYLINTGRGLLVDEQALADALNTDRLAGAALDVLSIEPPTKENPLLTAKNCIITPHIAWASISARQRLMNTAVDNIRQYLNGSPINTVS
- a CDS encoding NUDIX hydrolase; translated protein: MHRNNLLQKLRTYHPADTHEMSMHQRIIEFVETQPECFERTLLIGHITASALIVNRQRTHTLMTHHHKLEKWLQLGGHSDGDPDPLNVALREAEEESGIKGIIPVSKDIFDVDVHPIPARKNEPEHFHYDIRFLFEANDSHELTITAESKDLAWIPLYTIENYTTEESILRMVRKLQASK
- a CDS encoding response regulator transcription factor; this encodes MARILVIEDEPEMQRGLRDNLEFEGYNVTVVGDGKKGLETIRDKKFDLILLDVMLPGMSGFDICKKARTDGITTPIIMLTAKGEEVDKVLGLEFGADDYITKPFSLRELLARVKAVLRRTPSEKISKALKVTLGLLEIDFETYTAVKKGKSVAMTSKDFEILRYLWQHQQQVITRDDLLKHVWGYDESISSRTVDNFIVKLRKNIEKDPSRPKHIITMHGTGYKLIP